DNA from Campylobacter concisus:
CTAAGTGACGATAATAATCTAAAGAAATTTATAAAGATCAAAGGCGTAAAAAGCTTTAGCATAAGCGACGTGTCATATAAAAATGATGATGAGAACGGCGCGCCAAATTCTGAGCTTGATGGGTATGATTATTACATCGATATCACAAGCGATGAGTTTAAACCACAAAATAGCTACGAGATCACGATAAAACCGGGCTTTGGAGACGATAGAAATGTCGTAAGAGAGGCTAAAACCTACGAGGTGGTCGCTAGTAACTTCACTCCATTTGCAAATTTCACAAATGAAGAGCCTTATATCTCAAGCGTTGGCGAGATCGGCATTAGAAGTGCAAATTTACCTGAGCTAAATGTGAGCGTTGAAAAGTTAAGCGATCAAAATTTTAGATACTTTTTAAATTTCAACGACAATAGCGAAGATTTAAGCAACTTTAGCTCAAAAGTAGCAAGCAAAAGCTACAAGCTAGAAGGTGCATTAAACGAAATTTCACTAAATAAGATCAAACTTGACTTTGCAGGAGCAGGAGACGGAGTTTATAAGATAAGCTTAAACTACGGCAAAGATAAGAGCGTCTCAAAGGTCGTCTATCTAAGCGACATCGCCATAAATGCAAAGCTTGGCAAGGATGAAATTTTTGTCTTTGCAAACCGCCTTGGCGAAAACACAATGCTACCAAACGCAAATGTAAAAATTTATGGCAAAAGAAACGAAGAGATCGCAGTTGGCGCGACAAATGATGTTGGCGTCTTTAAATTTAACAAAAAAGATATCTACAAAGAGATCTCATCAGTCGTCGTCTCACTTAGCAAGGAGCAAAATTTCCTCATCATAAAAGATGGCGAAGCGCTAAATGAGGCAAAGCTCATCAGTCAAAATCCAAGCGAGAACATCGATGCTTACACACATTTTGCCTCAAATATCATAAGACCAAACGAAAGCTTAAAAGGAGCAATTTATCTAAGAGATAGGGACTTTAACCCGCTTAAAAATATGCCAGTTAAGATCAAATTTATCGATCCGCAAGGCAAAAGTAGCGCCCAGATCACGCAAAATACAAATGATGTTGGCATGATAAATTTCGAAAAAGAAATTTTAAGCGATCTAAGCGGTAGATTTAACATGCAGATAATCTACGCTAGCAAAGTGATAGCGAGTGTGCCATTTTACGTCGAGAGCTTCGTGCCAAACAAGATAAAAAATAACATAGCCATAGATGCGGATAAATTCTTTGCAAACGAGCTAGTAAAGGTAAATTTAACAAGTAGTTATCTTTTTGGCGGAGCAGCTAGCGACTTAGCTGGCAGTATGCAGGTTAGCTTCTTTGATGATGAGTATAAAAATAGCGAATTTAAAGAGTATAAATTTAAAAACGACACTCTAAAAGCGGCTGCCTATCCAAGCATAGAAAATGATCTAACTCTTTCAAAAGATGGCAAATCAAGCCAGATGATAGATCTTAGCTTTAACACCAAAAACGCACCATCAATAATAAAAGGTGTCATAAATTTCAACGTAAATGACGATGGCAAAAACGTAAGTGACGCAAAAAGCTTTACGCTCTATCCTTATAAAGATATGGTTGGCATCGCTGCTAGCACGGCATTTGCTGATCCAAATGAAGATGTAAAGATAAGAACAGTAGTTATTGATATGTCAAGCCAAAAGGCAGTGAAGTCAAATTTGAAATTTGATATAAAACGTGTCTCATGGCAGTATCAAAGGGACGCAAACGGCTATATAAAATGGATCCAAACACTTGAAGATGTGGATAGCTTTTATAAAAATAGTGGCGAGTTTAGCTATAAATTTACGCAAAGTGGCTCATACGTCATCACTGCTACAAATTTAGTAAGTGGTGCGAGCACGAGCCTTGATATGGACGTGAGCGGCTACAACTACTCAACCCTAGCACCTACAAAAGAGCTTAGCAAGTCTCAGATCAAGCTAAACAAAAGTGTCTATAAAAAAGGCGACGAGCTAAGCGCAGACATAAGCTCAGCCATAAAAGAAGGCATCGCGCTTGTCACGCTTGAAGATGCAGGTGTCAAAGCCTACAAGGTCGTCAAGATCAAAAACAACTCAGCAAACGTTAAATTTAAGCTCGACTTTGACTTTAGTGGCCTTTATGTGAGCGCAAATATCTACCGCATGACTGACACTGGGCTAACTCCGTTTAGAACCTACGGCAAGGTCTATGCAAACGGCGATAAATCTTCAAGAAAGATAGAGCTTACTCTTAATGCGCCAAAAAGTGCAAAGAGCGATGAAAATATCAAAATTTCACTAAAAACAAAGCCAAAAGCTTATGTAAATTTATTTATTACAGATGTTGGCGTGCTTGATATCACTTCGCAAAAACCAGCCGATCCGCTTAAGTTTTTTGACAAAATTTTACCTGATGGCGTCTTTGACTACGACATTTACAATATGCTCACAAACTACAAGGTCGAGGGCAAAACGCTAAGCTTTGGCGGTGATGCCGCGGCGATGGCTGTGGCGGCAAAAATGGCAAAACACGCAAGCCCAGTTGATAGCAAAAATGTAAAAACTTATGCAAATTTAGTGAGCCTTCAAGCAGACGACAAAGGCGAAATTTCATACGAATTTAAAACACCAAATGGCTTTAACGGCGCAGTTAGAGTAGATGCTGTGGCAAATGACGCAACTGCAATGAATGCCGTAAATAGCGAGATAAAAGTAAAAGATGATGTGATTATTAAGCCAAGCGCTTTAGTTTATCTTTTAAAAGGCGATGAATTAAGCGCAAATTTAAGGCTTATAAATACGACAAATACGGACAAAAACCTTACTATAAACATCGTAGCAAGTAAAAATTTAAACATCAAAACGCAAGAAAAAGCTAACCTAAAGCCGCTTGAAAACAAGGCGTTTGTGCTTAAAATTTCAGCCCTTGAAACAGGTGCTGGCGAATACAATATAACAGTAAGCGACAAAAATAGCTCAAAAATGCTTCAAAATTTACTAGACGTCATTAGTCCTTATACGATCAGCACCTACGCAAAGAGCAGTGTCTTTGACAAAGAGAGTAAAATTTCACTTCCAAAAGGCTATCAGGATGTGAGTGTTGATGCGTCAAGCTCGGCCTCAAGCGTGCTTTTAGCAGCTTCAAAGAATTTAGTAGAGTATCCTTACGGATGCGCGGAGCAAAGGAGTTCAAGACTGCTTGCGCTTTTAAATTTAAAACCAAAAGATGAGCTTGAAAAAAATGACCAAAAGAGATTTATCGTTAGCGGCATAGATGAGCTAGTTAAGATGCAAAAACCAGATGGTAGCTTTGGCTACTGGAGCGATCTAGGCGAGACAAATGCATTTGCAAGTATCTTTGCAACTGATGTTTTACTTGATCTTAGCGAGGCTGGATATGAGGTAAGCAATGGCGTCAAACAAAATGCGCTAAACTCTCTCTTAAAATACGCAAATAACGACCTTGAGGCACTTTACGCTCTTTATGTAAGCTCACGTGCAAATATGGCTGACAGATCGATCTTAAATAAAATTTACGACGACAAAGCCTACAATAAAACAGCACTAAGTAAATACCTAATGGCAGCAGCTCTAAAGCTAAACGGCCTAAATGACGAGGCAAAGGTCGCGCTAAAAGATATCAAAAATGCTAAAACAAGCGAAGAAAATGCATCTGATTTTAGCTCAAAAGTAAGAGATAACGCCTTTATCTTATACTTGCACGCAAAATACTTTGAGAAAAACGACTACTCAGACGACCTTGCAAATTTCTTGATAGTAAATTTAAATGAGCTAAGCTCAACGCAAGAGCGTGCATTTGCCCTTAGAGCGCTAAATGCATACTTTGGCAAAGATAACGGTGAGAAAAATAACAAATTTAAGCTTAGCTACAACGGCGAAAGTAAAGAATTTGACGGTCTTTTAAGCACGTCATTTACCACAAAAAATGGCGAATTTAGCATCGCTCCACTAGGCTCAAACAAGCTCTACGCAACTATATTAAGCTACGCTTACTTGCCGCTTGATATTAGGCATAAGATCGAGCCAAAAGAGCTTGATATCTACCGCGTCTTTGTCGATGAAAAAGGCAAAGAGCTAGATCTAAATAGTCTAAAAGTAAATGACGTCATCTACTCAAAAGTGGTGATAAACTCAAAAACAATGGTCAGAAACGGCGTGATAAACGAGATCGTAAGTAGTTGCTTTGAGCCGATAAATGAAAATTTAAGCAACTTTAGCAAGAGCTTAAAAAACAGCTTACAAGTTGAGTATAAAAGCATAAAAGATGACCGCGTGCTAAGCTTTTACACTCTAAGTAGCGACGAAAAAGACGCCGTGCTTTACACACCTTATAGAGTAAGACTTGGCGGTAAATGTTCTCTTGGTGCAGTCACAACTGAAAATATGTACAACGAAAGACAAAACGACTACGACCTAGCCGTGAGAAGCTTTAACGTTAAATAGCTATTTAAACTCTGGGGCGTTTAACCGCCCCAAGCCCATATTTCCCCACTTTTGCAAAGATTTTTTTAAACAAATTTTAGATAACATTAAGCATTTTTTAAACGAAACTGAGGAGATAAAAGTGGCAGAATTTTACAATGCAAAAGAGATAGAAGACAAATTTTATAAAATTTGGGAAGAACGCGGATATTTCGAGATAGACGCAAACAAAGATATCCAAAAAGATGGACGTAAATTTTGCATTATGATGCCACCTCCAAACGTGACTGGCTCACTTCACATCGGACACGCCCTAACCTTCACACTTCAAGATATTATGACTCGCTACAAGAGGATGGACGGCTACAAGACACTTTGGCAACCAGGACTTGACCACGCTGGTATCGCTACTCAAAACGTCGTTGAAAAGCAGCTTTTGGCTCAAGGGATCAAAAAAGAAGAGCTTGGACGCGAGAAATTTGTAGAAAAAGTGTGGGAGTGGAAGGAAAAAAGTGGCGGCATGATAGTCCATCAGATGCGAAAACTTGGCATCACTCCGGCTTGGTCACGCCAGAGATTTACTATGGATGAGGGCTTAAGAAAAGCTGTGAAAAAAGCCTTTGTAAATTTATATGATAAAGGGCTAATTGTCCAGAAAAACTATATGATAAACTGGTGTACGCATGATGGCGCACTCTCTGACATCGAGGTCGAACACAAAGAGAATAAAGGCAAGCTTTATCACTTAAGATACTACTTTGCAGAGAAGCCAAACGAATTTGTTGTTGTTGCGACCACTAGACCTGAAACATATTTCGGCGATACGGCGGTAATGGTAAATCCAAACGACGAGCGTTATAAAAATTTAATCGGCAAAAAAGTGGTGCTACCTATCATAAATAGAGAGATCGAGATCATCGCAGACGAGCACGTTGATATGGAGTTTGGAACAGGCCTTGTTAAGGTCACGCCTGCGCACGATCAAAACGACTACGAGGTTGGCAAAAGGCACGACCTTGAGTTTATCACTGTATTTGATGAAAAAGGCATTTTAAACGACAAGTGCGATAAATTTGCAGGTCTTGAGAGGCTTGAGGCTAGAGACATTGTCGTGGCCGAGCTTGAAAAACTTGGCAATGTCGAGAAAATCGAGGACTACGAAAACCAAGTAGGTTACTGCTACCGCTGCAAAAACGTCGTCGAGCCATATATCTCAAAGCAGTGGTTTGTCAAAAAAGAGATCGCAGACGAAGCGATACAAAAGGTCTCAGAGGGTCTTGCTAAATTTTACCCGCCGCACTGGATAAACAGCTTTAATGCGTGGATGAGAGAGCTAAGAGATTGGTGTATCTCACGCCAGCTTTGGTGGGGACATCAAATTCCAGTATTTTACTGCGATGATTGCGGTCATATGTGGGCTGACGAGGGAGAGCCATGCGAGTGCAAAAAGTGTAAAAGTAAAAATTTCCACCAAGACCCAGACGTGCTAGATACGTGGTTTAGCTCTGGTCTTTGGCCATTTAGCACGCTTGGCTGGGGCAATGAAAATGAGCTAAAAAATGAAAAGTGGTTTGAAGGCGATTTGGCTGAGTTTTATCCAAACAACCTTCTCATCACTGGCTTTGATATATTGTTTTTCTGGGTTGCTAGGATGATGTTTCAGGGTGAAAACGCCCTTGGCAAGCTGCCGTTTGACGACATCTACCTGCACGCGCTTGTAAAAGATGAGTTTGGCAGAAAGATGAGTAAAAGCCTTGGCAACGTCATCGACCCGCTTGATAGCATAAATGAGTATAGTGCCGATATATTGCGCTTTACACTAACTCTTCTAGCCGTTCAAGGACGCGACATCAAGCTAAGCGACGCCAAGATGAAGCAGGTAAGAAATTTCACCAACAAGCTTTATAATGCGAGCAAATACCTCATGTTAAATGAGAGCAAATTCCCAAATTTAGAGGATATCAAGCTTGAAACAAAGCTTGGAATTTATATAAACAGCCGCTTTAACGAGTGCGTGAGAGAGGTGCGTGAAAATATCGACGCCTACCGCTTTAATGACGCGGCAAACACACTTTATAAATTCCTTTGGGATGAGTTTTGCGACTGGGGTATCGAGCTTAGCAAGGCTGATAAAGCGAGCGTAAAAGAGCTTGGAAGCATATTTAAAGAGGCGATGAAGCTGCTAAATCCTTTCATGCCGTTTCTTTCAGAGTATCTATTTCAAGAGCTTAGCGGCACACAGCTTGAAAATGCAAAATCAATAATGGTGATGAACTACCCAGAGATAAAAGAGCGAAATTTAGAGGTTGAGAAGAAATTTGAACTAGTTATCGAGGCGATCGTCGCTATTCGCCGTGCAAAAGCGACAATAGATCTAGGCAACTCAAAGATCGCAAAAGCCTTTGTTAAATTTAATGAAAAAATAGACCTTGACGAGGTAAAAGAGTATATCAAACTGCTTGCAAAATGCGAAGAGATCGGCTTTGTAGATGAAAAAATAGAAAACTCAATAAGAGATGTGAGCGAAAATTTAGAGGCATTTGTCCCGCTTGAAGGGCTTGATATGAGCGGCATCATCACAAGGCTAAGGTCTCAAAAGACAAAGCTTGAAAAAGAGATCGCCAAGCTTTCAGGTATGCTCAATAACGAGAAATTTGTAGCCTCCGCCCCGCAAGCCGTGGTTGAAGCCAACCGAGAAGGGCTGCAAAGCGCGCAGGAAAAATTCGCCAAAGTATGCGACGAACTAAAGGTGTTTGGCGAGTGAGTTGCTCGCTTAATTTTTAAATTTTAAATGAAGGAGAAAAAAATGTTAAAAACTAGTATTGGTGGATTCACCTTAGGTACAGTAATAGCCGTAGCGCTATCATGGGGAGCCAACAAAAGTATTTTGTGGGCGATAATTCACGGATTTTTAAGTTGGATATACGTGATTTATTATATTTTGATTAAGTAAAATTTTATCAGCGACGCGCCGTTTTACGCACTAAATTTTAAAATTTAAAGGATCAAAAATGAGTGAAAAAATAAAAATAGCAGTTTTAGGATATGGAAATTTAGGTCGTGGCGTAGAGTTCGCGGTGCGAAACAGTAAGGATATGGAGCTTGTGGCGGTTTTTAGCCGCAGAGATCCAAGAGAGGTAAAAACGTGTGGTGCGCCGGTGTTTAGCGTGGATCAAATTTTATCTCACAAGGGCAAATTTGACGTTTTAGTCCTTTGCGGTGGCAGCGCAACTGACTTACCGACGCAGACTCCAGAATTTGCAAAAGAGTTTAACGTAGTTGATAGCTTTGACACGCACGCTAAAATCCCAGAGCACTTTGCCGCAGTGGATGCTGCTGCTAAAAAAGGTGGCAATGTAGGTGTCATCGCTGTTGGCTGGGACCCGGGGCTATTTTCACTAAATAGATTATTTGGCGAGAGCGTGCTTGAAAATGGCAGCAGCTATACATTTTGGGGCAAAGGCGTGAGCCAAGGCCACTCAGACGCCATACGCAGGATAAAAGGCGTCGTGGATGCTCGTCAATACACAGTGCCCATAGATAGCGCCTTGGAGCGAGTTCGCGCTGGGGAAAATCCAAATTTAACCACAAGGGAAAAACATCTGCGTGATTGCTACGTAGTGGCGCAGGACGGCGCTGATAAGGCACGTATAGAGCATGAGATAAAAACGATGCCAAATTATTTTGCCGACTACGACACAAGCGTGTATTTTATCGACCTTGAGACGCTTAAAAAAGAGCATGGCGGTATCCCACATGGGGGATTTGTACTGCGAAGCGGAGTGAGCGGAGAGCATGGCGAGAACAAACACTTGATCGAGTTTTCTCTAAAACTTGACTCAAATCCAGAATTTACAGCAAGCGTGCTTGTAGCCTACGCCAGAGCAGCATATCGCTTGGCGCAAAGGGGTGAGAGTGGCGCATTTAGCGTATTTGACATAGCTCCAGCGCTTCTTTCGCCAAAGAGTGCAGATGAGCTAAGGCGCGAAATTTTATAAGATGACGCACTTTTAAAAATAAGGAAAATTTAGTGATAAAAATAGAAAATTTAACCAAATTTTATGGCGGCACACAGATCCTTTTTGATGTAAATTTAGAGGTTGCAAAGGGTGAAATTTTTGCTATCGTGGGACATAGTGGCGCTGGCAAATCAACACTTTTAAGGTGCATAAATGGGCTAGAGAGCTATCAAGGTGGCAGCTTAAAAGTCTTTGATCAAGAGATAAAAAATTTAGATGAAATGCAACAAAGAATTTTAAGACGAGATGTTGGAATGATATTTCAGCATTTTGCCTTGATGGCTAGAAAAAATGTCTTTGAAAACGTCGCTACTCCGCTTAAATTTTGGGGTTATAAAAGCGATGAAACTGAAAAAAGAGTGAGAGAGCTTTTAAATTTAGTCGGTCTTGAAAGCAAGGCAAAAAGCTATCCAAGCGAGCTAAGCGGCGGCCAAAAACAGCGTGTCGCTATCGCTAGAGCACTTGCTTTAAATCCTAAAATTTTACTAAGCGACGAGGCGACTTCGGCTCTTGATCCAAACACGACAAATCAAATTTTAGAGCTGCTTGAAAAGATAAATAAAGAGCTAGACATCAGCGTCGTCATCGTCACGCACGAGATGGAGGTGGTAAAATCTATCGCAAAACGCGCGATTTTGCTAGAAGGTGGCAAGATCATAGGCTCTGGAAGCATCGAAGAGCTATTTTTAAAGCCAGATGAGAAGATGAAAGAGTTTTTGGGTGAAGTTGAAATTCTACCAAGCACTGGCACAAATATCAGGCTATTTTTCCCAAAAGAAGTGGCTCAAAACAGCGTGATCACACACATGGCTAGAAGCCTAAATATCGACTTTAACATAGTCTGGGGCAAGCTTGAAAAGCTAAACGACAACGTCCTTGGCTCGCTTGTCATAAACATAGATGAAAAAGATAAAGAAAACGTGCTTAACTACATCAAGCAAAGTGGCGTTTTGTGGGAGGTTGCTTAATGTTTGGTATTGATTTTTCTAAATTTCCAGATGTTTTTTCTAGAATACTTTTGCCAGCTATCGGCGAAACGCTATATATGAGTATCGTCTCCACCCTGCTCGCTTTTGCCATAGGCCTTATACCTGCGGTTTTGCTCATCCTTTCAGACAAAAACGGTCTAAAGCCAAACAAACAGCTTTACTTTGTCCTTGATATCATTATAAACGTGCTTAGAAGCTTTCCGTTTATCATTTTGATCATCGTGCTATTTCCAGTCACAAAAATGATCGTAGGTACAAGTATTGGCACGACTGCTGCGATCGTTCCACTAACTATCGGAGCGGCTCCGTTTGTGGCAAGGCTCATTGAAAATGCTCTAAAAGAGGTTGATAAAGGCATCATCGAAGCTGCTCAAAGCTTTGGTAGCTCGAAATTTCAGATCATTTTCCGTGTGATGTTTGTAGAGGCGCTTCCTGGCATCATTTCGGCATTTACACTAACACTTATCGTAAATATCGGCTTTTCAGCGATGGCTGGTGCAGTTGGCGGTGGCGGACTAGGATCAGTCGCTATAAACTACGGATATCAGAGATTTCGCCCAGATATCATGCTCTACACCGTGGTTATTCTAATTATTATGGTGCAAATTTTCCAAGTTTTAGGCAACTATCTCTATAAAATTTCAAAAAAATGATTTTAAAAACATTGCAAATGCTAATGCCACACATAAGATAAAAGCGATAAAAATTGCCATAAATTTTGGCTTAAAAAACCTATTAAGAAGTATGATTTCCGGCAGGCTAACACCTGCCGCCGTTATTACAAACGCTCCAAATGCGGCCGCACTAGCACCAGAGGTAAGAAGCGCTAAGCCAATTGGCACTAGCGCTTCTACTCTAACATAGAGCAAAATTCCAAACAATGCCGAAATAAGTATCGAGGCGATGTCGCTAGAACCAAGATAGTTTGAGATAAGCTTTTGCGGAACAAATCCGTGTATAGCGGCGCCGATAAACATCGCAAGCAGTATGTAATGAAATAGTTTTTTATACTCTTTTACCGAGTTTAAAAGCGCCATTTTGTAAATATTTTTACTATTTTTTATATCCTTGCAAGAGCAAGCTTGTGTCTGATTAACGGGCGTAAAAACAAAGCCTTTGGTTGGATTGTATGGGCTAAATTTTGGTTTTAAAAAATCATCTTTTAAAAATAGATTTTGATCTGCTTTTGATAACAAAAGACCAAAAGCAAGCGATGAGATAAAAATGACCGTAAAATAAATAATGCTAAATTTAAACCCAAAGCTCATAAAAAGAAGCGTTAAAATTACAGGATTAACAAGCGGAGAGCTTAACAAAAATACGCTACTAACGCCAAGTGATACGCCGCTTTTTAAAAACCCATTTAAAAGCGGTATAGTAGAGCACGAACAAAACGGCGTAATAGCGCCAACCAAAAACGCCTTGATAAAGCTTGAAATTTTTGTGCTTATAAGGTGTTTTTTGAGTTTTTGACTAAATTTTTCAGATACGATGAATACCAAAAAAGAGACACAAAAAAATAGTAGTGAAATCTCTGTAAAATAAAGTATGAAAAATTTAATAAACTCAAATATATTGTGTTGATTAAAAAGATCGAGCATTTTTTACCTTTAAATTTTTATATGATTATATACTAATATAGGAATATAGTCAAGTATAAATTTAGCTCTTTTAAGTTAAAATCATAAAAAAGGTATAAAAATGCAATGTGTTGATATTCTTGCGCTAAAAAGCGAATTTATGAGAGTTTTGGCTCATCCTATTAGGATCGGAATAGTTGAGGTTTTAGGTGATAAAAAGATGAGCGTAGGTGAAATTTGCGAGCTTTTAAATAAAGAACAAGCAACGATTTCAAAGCATCTTGGGGTATTAAAAAATGGGGGAATTTTAAAAAGCGAGAAGTCCGGACTTAATGTTTTTTACTCGGTTGATATTTGCTGTTTGCCAAATTTTTTGGAATGTTTAAAAAATATTTTAGAGGAAAAAGCAGCCAAAAACTCAAAAAATGCAAGAGGTGTCATAAAAAGTCTAAGATAAATTTCTAAAATTTATTTTTTTTTAAAGTTTATTTATTTAGAATGCGCGAAATTAATTTAACCGAAAGGATCTAAAATGAAATCAGATATGTGCCAGATGTGCCGCCTACTAAAAAACGCGTCGTCGAAAGACTAATCTCTAAGCACAGAATTTCTTTTTAAGTGCTTAGAAAAAGCTTAAGCACTTAAAAAGAAATTTAATCTTCTAGCTTAAATTTATCCTTTTTTTGGTGCTTGGCAAATTTTAAAAAAGGATAACAAATGAAAAAACTACTTCTTACCTCTTTAGTTGCCCTAGGCCTTAGCGTTAGTGCAAATGCTGCTGACAAGTCAAAAACAATAATCGTCGGTGCTACACCTATCCCACATGCTGAAATTTTAGAGGTTGTAAAGCCTATTTTGGCAAAAGATGGCTACACACTTGAGATCAAAGAATTTAACGACTACACCACGCCAAACCTTGCGACAGAGGACGGCGACCTTGACGCAAACTTCTTTCAGCACATCCCATATCTTGAAGAATTTAACAAAAACAAAGGCACTCACCTTGTAAAAACAGTTGGCGTGCACCTCGAGCCAATGGGCGTTTATTCTAAAAAGATTAAAGATATCAAAGAACTAAAAGATGGCGCAGTGGTCTCTATCCCAAATGACCCAACAAACGAGAGCCGCGCACTTGACATCGTAGCTAGCGCTGGACTTATCAAACTAAATGACAACCCGCTAAAAACTCCGCTTGATATAGTTGATAACCCTAAAAAGCTTAAATTTGAAGAGATCGAGGCTGCTCAAGTGCCAAGAACGCTTGATGACGTTACTATCGCAGTTATCAACACAAACTACGCGCTAAATGCAAATTTAAATCCAACAAAAGACGCGCTTGTGATCGAGGGTAAAGATAGCCCATACGTAAACTACATAGTTGTAAAAGCTGGCAACGAGAACAGCCCTAAAACTAAAGCCCTTGATAAAGCTATCAACTCACCAGAAGTTAAGAAATTTATCGAGACAAAGTATAACGGCGCTATCATCCCAGCGTTTTAATTAAATTTATAAAAAGCGACGTAAAAGCTTTTACCTTTTTAGCGTCGCTTCAAATCAAACCAAAAAAGGAAAAACAATGAAATTTATCAAACTTTTAACCGCATCTTTAGTTGCTCTAAGCCTTCACGCAGCCGACAAAGACCACACTATCACTGTTGGCGTCTCACCTGTGCCACACGCTGAAATTTTAGAATTTGTAAAACCAAAGCTAAAAGATAAGGGCTATGATCTTGTTATCTCTGAAATTTCAGACTATTCGATACCAAATGTCGCCACAGAAGATGGTAGCTTAGACGCAAATTTCTTTCAGCATTTACCATATCTTGAGGAGCAAAACAAGGCTAGAGGCTTGCATCTTGTAAGCGTTGCGAGCGTGCATGTCGAGCCACTTGGCTTTTACTCTAAAAAGATAAAAGATATCAAAGAGCTAAAAGATGGCGCAAAAGTGGCGATCGCTTACGATCCGTCAAATGGCAACAGAGCGCTTAGGATTTTAGAAAAAGCTGGTCTTATAGAGATCAACAAAGGCGTCAAAACAGCTAGCGTAAATGACATAACGAAAAATCCTAAGAATTTGCAGTTTGTCGAGCTAGAAGGCGCTCAGATCCCAAGGACGCTTGATGATGTCGATATCGCAGCTATTAGTACAAATTTCGTCCTTGATCTTGGCATGAGCGTGGCAAAAGACGCACTTTTACTTGAGGACGCAGGTAGCCCTTACGCAAACATCATCGTTACAAAATCTGGCAATGAAAATAACCCTAAGATCAAAGCTTTAGTCGATGCGGTGCTTAGCCCTGATACTAAAAATTTCATCATCACTCGCTACAAAGGCGAGGTCATACCTGCGTTTTAAAACTGGGCGAGCTTTCGCCCTACTTCTTTATAAATTTTACTACCCCATTTAATTTAAATTTTATCACTCCATGTTAGTTACTATTAGTAAATAAAGCTTTGCTACAATGCCTCACTTTAAGATAAATTTCGGAGTAAAAATGCTACATGACATTATTGATTTTATCGTTTCAAGCGTGAGCAGCTGGGGATATGCTGGCATATTTGTGATGATGTTTTTAGAGAGCTCATTTTTTCCATTTCCAAGCGAAGTGGCGATGATACCAGCTGGATATCTAGCTCACAAAGGCGAGATGAGCCTAGTGCTTGCCTTTATCTCAGGCACGCTTGGCAGCCTGCTTGGAGCCATTTTTAACTACTATCTTTGCTACTTTTTTGGACGTGAGATCATCTTAAAATACGGCAAATTTGTCGGCATCACTCACGAAAAGATGGATAAATTTGAAGCATTTTTTAATAAACACGGCGA
Protein-coding regions in this window:
- a CDS encoding ArsR/SmtB family transcription factor, producing the protein MQCVDILALKSEFMRVLAHPIRIGIVEVLGDKKMSVGEICELLNKEQATISKHLGVLKNGGILKSEKSGLNVFYSVDICCLPNFLECLKNILEEKAAKNSKNARGVIKSLR
- a CDS encoding MetQ/NlpA family ABC transporter substrate-binding protein, whose amino-acid sequence is MKKLLLTSLVALGLSVSANAADKSKTIIVGATPIPHAEILEVVKPILAKDGYTLEIKEFNDYTTPNLATEDGDLDANFFQHIPYLEEFNKNKGTHLVKTVGVHLEPMGVYSKKIKDIKELKDGAVVSIPNDPTNESRALDIVASAGLIKLNDNPLKTPLDIVDNPKKLKFEEIEAAQVPRTLDDVTIAVINTNYALNANLNPTKDALVIEGKDSPYVNYIVVKAGNENSPKTKALDKAINSPEVKKFIETKYNGAIIPAF
- a CDS encoding MetQ/NlpA family ABC transporter substrate-binding protein translates to MKFIKLLTASLVALSLHAADKDHTITVGVSPVPHAEILEFVKPKLKDKGYDLVISEISDYSIPNVATEDGSLDANFFQHLPYLEEQNKARGLHLVSVASVHVEPLGFYSKKIKDIKELKDGAKVAIAYDPSNGNRALRILEKAGLIEINKGVKTASVNDITKNPKNLQFVELEGAQIPRTLDDVDIAAISTNFVLDLGMSVAKDALLLEDAGSPYANIIVTKSGNENNPKIKALVDAVLSPDTKNFIITRYKGEVIPAF
- a CDS encoding DedA family protein; its protein translation is MLHDIIDFIVSSVSSWGYAGIFVMMFLESSFFPFPSEVAMIPAGYLAHKGEMSLVLAFISGTLGSLLGAIFNYYLCYFFGREIILKYGKFVGITHEKMDKFEAFFNKHGEISTFNSRLIPGIRQYISLPAGLAKMNIFRFCLFTTLGAGVWCAVLLGVGYFLGSNPDKQTLLTITIALLTVVAVISAIYIVKQRKR